Proteins encoded by one window of Streptacidiphilus sp. PB12-B1b:
- the efeO gene encoding iron uptake system protein EfeO: MSFFSAESRRRRTAAAATTVTVLALAGGLTACGSSSDKSAGAASPAANSGSAAPAADAHKAVVDISTADGCAVNQKSFAAGAITFSITNKDAAAVSEVELLSGQRIVGEKENLPPGFSGTFAVNVDAGSYTLYCPGAQNENTTLTVTGKAAGGDASVDSLLTQGTKEYAAYVTGQVGYLVSSSEALQKAIQGGDLAAAQQAYMKARPYYEKIEPVAESFTVGSDNLDNDIDARTGDVPPAQWEGFHRIEMGLFQTKSLTGLSGYADGLVANVKKLQTLTTGLSYKPFELANGAQELLDEVASSKITGEEERYSHIDLLDFQANDEGAEQAFAALQPALQKIDPSLTGSISSSFSALDTLVDTYRTGSNASGFQLYTSLNDSDKQKLAAAVKAVQEPLSQVASKVANS; encoded by the coding sequence AAAGCCGCCGCCGCAGAACGGCCGCTGCCGCCACGACCGTCACCGTGCTCGCCCTCGCGGGCGGACTCACCGCCTGTGGCAGCTCCAGCGACAAGTCCGCCGGCGCCGCGTCCCCGGCCGCCAACTCGGGCTCCGCCGCACCGGCCGCCGACGCACACAAGGCCGTGGTGGACATATCCACCGCCGACGGCTGCGCGGTGAACCAGAAGTCCTTCGCCGCGGGCGCCATCACCTTCTCCATCACCAACAAGGACGCCGCCGCCGTCAGCGAGGTCGAACTCCTCAGCGGCCAGCGCATCGTGGGCGAGAAGGAGAACCTGCCGCCCGGCTTCTCCGGCACCTTCGCGGTCAACGTGGACGCCGGCAGCTACACCCTCTACTGCCCCGGCGCGCAGAACGAGAACACCACGCTGACCGTCACCGGCAAGGCCGCCGGCGGCGACGCCAGCGTCGACAGCCTGCTGACCCAGGGCACCAAGGAGTACGCGGCCTACGTCACCGGCCAGGTCGGCTACCTGGTGAGCAGCAGCGAGGCGCTGCAGAAGGCGATCCAGGGCGGCGACCTGGCAGCCGCCCAGCAGGCGTACATGAAGGCCCGCCCGTACTACGAGAAGATCGAGCCGGTCGCCGAGTCCTTCACCGTCGGCTCGGACAACCTCGACAACGACATCGACGCCCGCACCGGCGACGTGCCCCCCGCGCAGTGGGAGGGCTTCCACCGCATCGAGATGGGCCTGTTCCAGACCAAGAGCCTGACCGGCCTGAGCGGTTACGCCGACGGCCTGGTCGCCAACGTCAAGAAGCTCCAGACGCTGACCACCGGCCTCAGCTACAAGCCCTTCGAGCTGGCCAACGGCGCCCAGGAGCTGCTGGACGAGGTGGCCAGCAGCAAGATCACCGGCGAGGAGGAGCGCTACTCGCACATCGACCTGCTGGACTTCCAGGCCAACGACGAGGGCGCCGAGCAGGCGTTCGCCGCGCTCCAGCCGGCCCTGCAGAAGATCGACCCGTCGCTGACCGGCTCCATCTCCTCGTCCTTCAGCGCGCTGGACACGCTGGTGGACACCTACCGCACGGGCTCCAACGCCTCCGGCTTCCAGCTCTACACGTCGCTGAACGACAGCGACAAGCAGAAGCTCGCCGCCGCGGTGAAAGCCGTGCAAGAGCCGCTGTCCCAGGTCGCCAGTAAGGTTGCCAACAGCTGA
- the efeB gene encoding iron uptake transporter deferrochelatase/peroxidase subunit, with the protein MSEKPVTSRRRLLGGALTATGVVAAGGVGFGIAHATDSSSSSGGPSTASPASAQGSTSQVPFFGAHQAGISTPAQDRLAFAAFDITSTDPQAVQVLLGTWAAAAEQMTQGLPIGPVDNTPSAPPIDTGEADGLGAANLTVTVGFGPSFFDQRFGLAKFRPAALADLPTLPGDGSLDPTRSGGDLCVQACADDPTVAFHVIRNFARLARGTAVMKWSQLGFGRTSSTSTEQQTERNLLGFKDGTRNIKAQDASDLDDYVWVGGETDQEWMKGGSYLVARRISMLIESWDTDYLTDQENVFGRYKTSGAPLGGKNEFDTPDLAAKDHQGNPVIPLNAHIRLAAPATNNGQKILRRGYSYTDGINATTGLLDAGLFFIAYQKDPRKQFVPIQTRLGQQDNLNEYIRHTGSALFAVPPGLSAPGDWWGKALFA; encoded by the coding sequence ATGAGCGAGAAGCCTGTGACCAGCCGACGGAGACTGCTCGGCGGTGCCCTCACCGCCACCGGCGTGGTGGCGGCGGGGGGCGTCGGCTTCGGCATCGCGCACGCCACCGACTCCTCGTCGTCCTCCGGCGGGCCCTCGACCGCCTCCCCCGCGTCCGCGCAGGGGTCCACCAGCCAGGTGCCGTTCTTCGGCGCGCACCAGGCGGGCATCTCCACGCCCGCGCAGGACCGGCTCGCCTTCGCGGCCTTCGACATCACCAGCACCGACCCGCAGGCGGTGCAGGTGCTGCTCGGCACCTGGGCCGCCGCCGCCGAGCAGATGACCCAGGGCCTGCCGATCGGCCCGGTGGACAACACCCCCTCCGCGCCGCCGATCGACACCGGCGAGGCGGACGGCCTGGGCGCGGCCAACCTGACGGTGACCGTCGGCTTCGGGCCGAGCTTCTTCGACCAGCGCTTCGGCCTGGCCAAGTTCCGCCCCGCCGCGCTGGCGGACCTGCCGACGCTGCCGGGGGACGGCTCGCTCGACCCGACCCGCAGCGGCGGCGACCTGTGCGTGCAGGCGTGCGCCGACGACCCGACCGTGGCCTTCCACGTGATCCGCAACTTCGCCCGGCTGGCGCGCGGCACCGCCGTCATGAAGTGGTCCCAGCTCGGCTTCGGCCGTACCTCGTCCACCTCCACCGAGCAGCAGACCGAACGCAACCTGCTCGGCTTCAAGGACGGCACCCGCAACATCAAGGCGCAGGACGCGTCCGACCTGGACGACTACGTGTGGGTCGGTGGAGAGACCGACCAGGAGTGGATGAAGGGCGGCAGCTACCTGGTGGCGCGCCGCATCAGCATGCTCATCGAGTCCTGGGACACCGACTATCTCACCGACCAGGAGAACGTGTTCGGCCGCTACAAGACCAGCGGCGCGCCGCTGGGCGGCAAGAACGAGTTCGACACCCCGGATCTGGCCGCCAAGGACCACCAGGGCAACCCGGTGATCCCGCTGAACGCGCACATACGGCTGGCCGCACCGGCGACCAACAACGGCCAGAAGATCCTGCGCCGCGGCTACTCGTACACCGACGGGATCAACGCCACCACCGGGCTGCTCGACGCCGGGCTGTTCTTCATCGCGTACCAGAAGGACCCGCGCAAGCAGTTCGTGCCGATCCAGACCCGGTTGGGCCAGCAGGACAACCTCAACGAGTACATCCGGCACACCGGCAGCGCCCTCTTCGCCGTGCCGCCCGGCCTCAGCGCCCCCGGCGACTGGTGGGGCAAGGCCCTGTTTGCCTGA
- a CDS encoding type I polyketide synthase gives MRPASPQTDLVLGITPFHEPDAGLAAALCRAGALGVLDLGTGDRRSREELSRLSRSAPGPFGVRIGPDCRITPEDLRLYDSAGPHTVVLAPDTPERVSAALHADHRLLAEVTDLEQALRAVRAGAHGLIARGAESGGRVGELSSFVLLQQLLSAPGVTVPVWACGGIGLRTAAAAVVGGAAGVVLDSQLALLAESAASEQAAAAVRGMDGSETGVVDGRRVLVRRSGHSESASELMVGQDGFLASAFAEHWGTAGRAVQAVREAVLEGVRTASALGAGSLLGAGSPLSASLGTRLPVAQGPMTRVSDQPAFAAAVAAAGALPFVALALSGPEQTRALLNETAAAVGELPWGVGVLGFAQEELRNAQLAEVLAARPSHAVIAGGRPSQARALEEAGIRTFLHVPSPGLLRQFLEDGARRFVFEGAECGGHVGPRHSFPLWEAQLAVLEDFQDATGAASPIEVLFAGGVHDERSAAMVAAMAAPLAGRGVAAGVLMGTAYLFTEEAVACGAVRPGFQRQVLAAQRTELLQTAPGHATRCVPSRFTTDFAEERERLRAEGVPDREAWEQLERLNVGRLRIASKGVDRVPGGALVPVDEQGQLEQGMFMAGQVAVLRSATTTLSALHHAVSTGAERFLSARSTELTERLGIEPAVRAEPEPAPLDIAVIGMACMFPGAPDLPAFWAQVVGGVDAVTEVPPERWDPEVYWAKDGEPGTTPSKWGGFLPRIPFDPLSYGIPPSALGSIEPVQLLALEAARRALVDAGYDGGGGATGARPFDRSRTSVVFGAEAGSDLSNAGVLGAVLPSYLGRVPEGLAEQLPTLTEDSFPGMLANVISGRIANRLDLGGSNFTVDAACASSLAALDVACRELVSGGSDMALCGGADLHNGINDFLLFASVHALSPTGRSRPFDASADGIALGEGVGCLVLKRLADAERDGDRVYAVVQGIGSASDGRSLGLTAPRPEGQRAALERAYRNAGIGPAEVGLVEAHGTGTVVGDRTELATLSVVFTEAGAAPGSCALGSVKSQIGHAKCAAGVAGLIKTSLALHTGVKPPTLQLTQPNPAWRADESPFAFHTEARPWAVPPSERTAGVSAFGFGGTNFHVVMRAYNAPAPVHGLQQWPAELFTFRGADRQRALHGVAELLRLAEADGSPWRLRDLALAASRRAESGHGPVQIAVVASEVEELRGLLRRAAAGDGDPAAGLHLAPAEPDGAEPGGLPGAGEVAFLFPGQGSQRPGMFAELFTAFPLLQRQLLLGPEYLDELYPPAAFTPERRQQQRAAVTDTRVAQPVLGMTGLAAYELLGLAGVRPAFGGGHSYGELVALCAAGAVAAEDLPALSAERAAAILDAVGEGADAGTMAAVAAGAEQVEHLLAGAGLSGRVVAANHNAPRQTVISGPTEELATATDLLRRAGLGVKPLQVACAFHSPLVSGGSERFAKALAGRAVRAPEFPVWSNRTAAPYPADPAAVRAELAEQIGAPVRFAEQIESMYAAGARVFVEAGPGSVLTRLVPAVLGDRPHLAVPVEGRRGGLPGFLDTLARLAVAGVPVQTGRLFRGRDAVDAAHARAPRRPGWTVDGQLVRTAAGDLLPGALAPARPVPEMLMTAQTPQPHSPGQTAGEALVAEFLRSSRELIAAQREVMLSYLGAPGGAGAPAALPAAPPVAVAVPAPVYAPTAAPLALPDPVAATPVAPAAPAAPAAPAVMGAAEVLRTVVEVIGERTGYPADMIEPDLDLEADLSIDSIKRTEIIGQLARRLATGPGADLASLGDDEIEELAAARTAAAITAWLCARLDAPAEAEAEPEAGAEPEAAAEPEVEPEPSRSPGAEPEPPTPVAGYEPVRLRFADVPLAGPAAAPESLAGTRFALLGADGGGVAEALAARLASAGAQVRTLDAGHEFAADEPVEGVILLDALARRGAPVLPGCVPVLQSALARAPRWLLAVRTAPTAEPGPATAVEPGRADGLRGLFRTLSREYPDVAARLVEVDPAAVPADTADALLGELLCEDREPVVLHGPAGRRAPALQPSDLGLLGRTGAGPAGDGAAEAAALGLDRDAVVLLVGGARGITARVAAALASAARCRIELLGRTAPPEAEEDPRTAAARDRAGLRAALAAQGVPLPEIERAASRLLAGREVTATLDELSALGARARYQAVDVTDAAALRQAVKGVYAEHGRLDGVVFAAGVIEDKVLAEKDPESFRRVFATKTEGARTLLDALAELPGGPRFTVLFGSIAAALGNRGQADYAAANDALDDIGARWSERTGHRALTVHWGPWAPGGGHDGMVSEELARAYARRGVRLIDPEAGTAALLRELAWGDDATRSVVYTASGW, from the coding sequence ATGAGGCCCGCTTCGCCGCAGACCGACCTCGTCCTCGGGATCACCCCCTTCCATGAGCCGGACGCCGGGCTCGCCGCGGCCCTGTGCCGCGCGGGCGCCCTCGGCGTCCTGGACCTCGGCACCGGCGACCGCCGGTCCCGCGAGGAACTGTCCAGACTCAGCCGCTCGGCCCCGGGGCCGTTCGGCGTCCGGATCGGCCCCGACTGCCGGATCACCCCCGAGGACCTGCGCCTGTACGACAGCGCCGGACCGCACACGGTGGTGCTGGCCCCGGACACCCCGGAGCGGGTTTCCGCCGCCCTGCACGCCGACCACCGGCTCCTGGCCGAGGTGACCGACCTGGAGCAGGCCCTGCGCGCGGTCCGGGCCGGCGCCCACGGCCTGATTGCGCGCGGCGCCGAAAGCGGCGGCAGAGTCGGTGAGTTGAGCAGCTTCGTACTGCTCCAACAACTGCTGTCGGCACCGGGAGTCACGGTGCCGGTATGGGCCTGCGGCGGCATCGGCTTACGCACCGCCGCAGCCGCCGTCGTCGGCGGCGCGGCCGGTGTGGTGCTGGACAGCCAACTCGCCCTGCTCGCCGAGTCGGCCGCATCCGAACAGGCGGCGGCCGCGGTGCGCGGCATGGACGGCTCCGAGACCGGCGTGGTCGACGGCCGCCGGGTGCTCGTCCGCCGGAGCGGGCACAGCGAGTCGGCATCAGAGTTGATGGTCGGTCAGGACGGTTTCCTGGCAAGCGCGTTCGCCGAGCACTGGGGGACGGCCGGGCGGGCCGTGCAGGCCGTGCGCGAGGCCGTGCTGGAGGGGGTGCGGACCGCCTCGGCGCTCGGCGCCGGATCGCTCCTCGGCGCCGGATCGCCGCTCAGCGCCTCCCTGGGCACCCGGCTGCCGGTGGCGCAGGGCCCGATGACCAGGGTCAGCGACCAGCCCGCCTTCGCGGCGGCCGTGGCCGCCGCAGGCGCGCTGCCCTTCGTCGCCCTGGCCCTGTCCGGGCCGGAGCAGACCCGCGCCCTGCTCAACGAGACCGCCGCCGCTGTCGGCGAACTCCCCTGGGGTGTCGGGGTGTTGGGCTTCGCCCAGGAGGAGCTGCGCAACGCCCAGCTGGCGGAGGTGCTGGCGGCCCGGCCCAGCCACGCGGTGATCGCGGGCGGGCGCCCCTCACAGGCCCGGGCACTGGAGGAGGCGGGCATCCGGACCTTCCTGCACGTGCCCTCCCCGGGCCTGCTGCGGCAGTTCCTGGAGGACGGCGCGCGCAGGTTCGTGTTCGAGGGCGCGGAGTGCGGCGGCCATGTCGGGCCCCGGCACAGCTTTCCACTCTGGGAAGCACAGTTGGCGGTGCTGGAGGACTTCCAGGACGCCACCGGCGCAGCCTCGCCGATCGAGGTGCTGTTCGCGGGCGGCGTGCACGACGAGCGCTCGGCGGCGATGGTGGCGGCCATGGCCGCGCCGCTGGCCGGTCGCGGCGTGGCGGCGGGCGTGCTGATGGGCACGGCGTACCTGTTCACCGAGGAGGCGGTGGCCTGCGGAGCGGTCCGGCCCGGCTTCCAGCGGCAGGTGCTGGCGGCGCAGCGGACCGAGCTGCTGCAGACCGCGCCCGGCCATGCCACCCGCTGCGTGCCGAGCCGCTTCACCACCGACTTCGCCGAGGAACGGGAGCGGCTGCGGGCCGAGGGGGTGCCCGACCGGGAGGCGTGGGAGCAGCTGGAGCGGCTGAACGTGGGCCGGCTGCGGATCGCCAGCAAGGGTGTCGACCGGGTGCCGGGCGGCGCGCTGGTGCCGGTGGACGAGCAGGGCCAGCTGGAGCAGGGGATGTTCATGGCCGGGCAGGTGGCCGTGCTGCGCTCGGCCACCACCACGCTGTCCGCGCTGCACCACGCCGTCAGCACCGGCGCCGAACGCTTCCTGTCCGCCAGGTCCACGGAACTGACGGAGCGTCTGGGGATTGAACCGGCTGTCCGGGCGGAGCCGGAGCCCGCGCCGCTGGACATCGCGGTGATCGGCATGGCGTGCATGTTCCCCGGCGCCCCGGATCTGCCCGCGTTCTGGGCGCAGGTGGTGGGCGGGGTGGACGCCGTCACCGAGGTTCCGCCCGAGCGCTGGGATCCGGAGGTGTACTGGGCGAAGGACGGCGAACCGGGCACCACGCCGTCCAAGTGGGGCGGTTTCCTGCCGCGGATACCGTTCGATCCGCTCAGCTACGGCATCCCGCCGTCCGCCCTGGGCAGCATCGAACCGGTGCAACTGCTGGCGCTGGAGGCGGCGCGCCGGGCCCTGGTGGACGCGGGCTACGACGGAGGCGGCGGCGCGACCGGCGCCCGCCCGTTCGACCGCTCGCGGACCAGCGTGGTGTTCGGCGCGGAGGCTGGCAGCGACCTGTCCAACGCGGGCGTGCTGGGCGCGGTGCTGCCGTCCTACCTGGGCCGGGTGCCGGAGGGGCTCGCGGAGCAGCTGCCGACCCTCACCGAGGACTCCTTCCCCGGGATGCTGGCCAACGTCATCTCCGGGCGCATCGCCAACCGGCTGGATCTGGGCGGCTCCAACTTCACCGTGGACGCGGCCTGCGCCTCATCGCTGGCCGCGCTGGACGTGGCCTGCCGGGAGCTGGTGTCGGGCGGCAGCGACATGGCCCTGTGCGGCGGCGCGGACCTGCACAACGGCATCAACGACTTCCTGCTGTTCGCCTCGGTGCACGCGCTCTCGCCGACCGGCCGGTCCCGCCCGTTCGACGCGTCGGCGGACGGCATCGCGCTGGGCGAGGGCGTGGGCTGTCTGGTGCTGAAGCGGCTGGCCGACGCCGAGCGCGACGGCGACCGGGTGTACGCGGTGGTGCAGGGCATCGGCAGCGCCAGCGACGGGCGTTCGCTGGGCCTGACCGCACCCCGCCCCGAGGGGCAGCGGGCCGCGCTGGAACGCGCCTACCGCAACGCCGGCATCGGCCCGGCCGAGGTGGGCCTGGTGGAGGCGCACGGCACCGGCACAGTGGTCGGCGACCGTACCGAACTGGCCACGCTGAGCGTGGTGTTCACCGAGGCCGGGGCCGCGCCCGGGAGTTGCGCGCTGGGCTCGGTGAAGTCGCAGATCGGCCACGCCAAGTGCGCGGCCGGGGTGGCCGGTCTGATCAAGACCTCGCTGGCGCTGCACACCGGCGTCAAACCGCCCACGCTTCAGCTCACCCAGCCCAACCCCGCCTGGCGGGCCGACGAGAGTCCGTTCGCCTTCCACACCGAGGCCCGCCCCTGGGCCGTACCGCCCTCCGAACGGACGGCCGGAGTCAGCGCGTTCGGCTTCGGCGGCACCAACTTCCATGTGGTGATGCGGGCTTACAACGCACCGGCGCCGGTGCACGGGCTCCAGCAGTGGCCGGCCGAGCTGTTCACCTTCCGCGGCGCGGACCGGCAGCGGGCGCTGCACGGGGTGGCGGAGCTGCTGCGGCTCGCCGAGGCCGACGGCTCGCCGTGGCGGCTGCGCGACCTGGCGCTGGCCGCCTCCCGCCGGGCCGAGAGCGGCCACGGCCCGGTGCAGATCGCCGTGGTGGCCTCGGAGGTGGAGGAGTTGCGCGGGCTGCTGCGGCGCGCGGCGGCCGGAGACGGCGATCCGGCGGCCGGTCTGCACCTGGCTCCGGCCGAGCCGGACGGCGCAGAGCCGGGCGGGCTGCCGGGGGCCGGTGAGGTGGCGTTCCTCTTCCCCGGACAGGGCAGCCAGCGTCCGGGCATGTTCGCCGAGCTGTTCACCGCCTTCCCGCTGCTGCAACGGCAGTTGCTGCTGGGCCCGGAGTACCTGGACGAGCTGTACCCGCCTGCGGCGTTCACCCCCGAGCGCAGGCAGCAGCAGCGGGCGGCCGTGACCGACACCCGGGTCGCCCAGCCGGTGCTGGGCATGACCGGTCTCGCGGCGTACGAACTGCTCGGACTGGCCGGGGTGCGTCCCGCCTTCGGGGGCGGCCACAGCTACGGCGAGCTGGTGGCGCTGTGCGCGGCCGGGGCCGTCGCCGCCGAGGACCTGCCGGCGCTCAGCGCCGAGCGGGCGGCGGCGATCCTGGACGCGGTCGGCGAGGGCGCGGACGCCGGGACGATGGCGGCCGTCGCCGCCGGGGCCGAGCAGGTCGAGCACCTGCTCGCCGGGGCCGGGCTGAGCGGACGCGTGGTGGCGGCCAACCACAACGCGCCCCGGCAGACGGTGATCTCGGGCCCGACCGAGGAGCTGGCCACGGCCACGGACCTGCTGCGCCGGGCGGGCCTCGGGGTGAAACCGTTGCAGGTCGCCTGCGCCTTCCACAGCCCGCTGGTCTCCGGAGGCAGCGAGCGGTTCGCCAAGGCGTTGGCGGGCCGCGCCGTCCGGGCACCGGAGTTCCCGGTGTGGTCGAACCGCACCGCCGCCCCCTACCCGGCCGACCCGGCTGCGGTGCGCGCCGAACTGGCGGAGCAGATCGGCGCGCCGGTGCGCTTCGCCGAACAGATCGAGTCCATGTACGCGGCCGGGGCCCGGGTGTTCGTCGAGGCCGGTCCGGGCTCCGTGCTGACCAGGCTGGTCCCGGCGGTGCTCGGGGACCGGCCGCACCTGGCCGTACCGGTCGAGGGACGGCGCGGCGGACTGCCCGGATTCCTCGACACCCTGGCCCGGCTGGCCGTCGCCGGGGTGCCGGTGCAGACCGGGCGGCTGTTCCGTGGCCGTGACGCGGTGGACGCCGCCCACGCCCGGGCCCCGCGCCGCCCCGGCTGGACGGTCGACGGCCAGCTGGTGCGCACCGCCGCCGGAGACCTGCTGCCCGGTGCACTCGCGCCGGCCCGACCCGTTCCGGAGATGCTGATGACCGCACAGACACCGCAGCCGCACAGCCCCGGGCAGACCGCCGGGGAGGCCCTGGTTGCGGAATTCCTGCGCAGCAGCCGCGAGTTGATCGCCGCCCAGCGGGAGGTGATGCTCAGCTACCTGGGCGCGCCCGGCGGCGCGGGCGCACCGGCGGCGCTCCCGGCCGCGCCACCCGTGGCCGTGGCCGTGCCCGCACCGGTGTACGCGCCGACGGCCGCGCCGCTCGCCCTGCCGGACCCCGTTGCGGCGACGCCGGTCGCCCCGGCGGCGCCTGCCGCTCCTGCCGCTCCTGCCGTGATGGGAGCCGCCGAGGTGCTGCGCACGGTGGTGGAGGTGATCGGCGAGCGCACCGGCTACCCCGCCGACATGATCGAACCCGATCTCGACCTCGAAGCCGACCTCAGCATCGACTCCATCAAGCGCACCGAGATCATCGGCCAGCTGGCCCGCCGCCTGGCCACCGGCCCCGGGGCCGACCTCGCCTCGCTGGGAGACGACGAGATCGAGGAGCTGGCCGCCGCCCGCACCGCAGCCGCCATCACCGCCTGGCTCTGCGCTCGGCTGGACGCGCCCGCAGAAGCAGAAGCGGAGCCAGAAGCAGGAGCGGAGCCGGAAGCAGCGGCGGAACCGGAAGTGGAGCCCGAGCCGTCACGGTCGCCGGGAGCCGAGCCGGAGCCGCCGACGCCGGTCGCGGGGTACGAGCCGGTGCGGCTGCGCTTCGCCGACGTCCCGCTGGCGGGGCCCGCCGCCGCCCCGGAGTCGCTCGCGGGCACCCGTTTCGCCCTGCTGGGCGCGGACGGAGGCGGGGTCGCCGAGGCCCTGGCCGCCCGGCTGGCCTCCGCCGGGGCGCAGGTGCGCACCCTGGACGCCGGGCACGAGTTCGCTGCGGACGAGCCGGTGGAGGGGGTGATCCTGCTGGACGCCCTCGCCCGGCGCGGGGCGCCCGTACTGCCGGGTTGCGTTCCGGTGCTGCAGTCGGCCCTGGCCCGCGCACCCCGCTGGCTGCTCGCCGTCCGCACCGCCCCGACCGCCGAGCCGGGCCCGGCCACGGCCGTCGAACCGGGCCGGGCGGACGGGCTGCGCGGACTGTTCCGGACGCTGTCCCGGGAGTACCCCGACGTGGCCGCCCGGCTGGTGGAGGTCGACCCGGCAGCGGTCCCGGCCGACACCGCGGACGCCCTGCTCGGCGAGCTGCTGTGCGAGGACCGCGAGCCGGTGGTGCTGCACGGCCCGGCCGGGCGCCGGGCACCGGCGCTGCAACCGTCCGACCTGGGGCTCCTGGGCAGAACCGGAGCGGGCCCGGCCGGGGACGGCGCGGCCGAGGCCGCCGCGTTGGGCCTGGACCGGGATGCGGTGGTGCTGCTGGTGGGCGGGGCGCGCGGGATCACCGCGCGGGTCGCCGCGGCTCTCGCCTCGGCCGCCCGGTGCCGTATCGAACTGCTGGGCCGCACCGCGCCGCCGGAGGCGGAGGAGGACCCGCGGACGGCGGCTGCCCGGGACCGCGCCGGGCTGCGGGCGGCGCTGGCCGCGCAGGGCGTGCCGCTGCCGGAGATCGAGCGCGCCGCCTCCCGGCTGCTGGCCGGGCGCGAGGTCACCGCCACGCTGGACGAGCTGTCGGCGCTGGGCGCGCGCGCCCGCTACCAGGCCGTGGACGTCACCGACGCGGCGGCGCTGCGGCAGGCCGTCAAGGGCGTGTACGCCGAGCACGGCCGGTTGGACGGCGTGGTGTTCGCGGCGGGCGTGATCGAGGACAAGGTGCTGGCGGAGAAGGACCCGGAGTCCTTCCGCCGGGTCTTCGCCACCAAGACCGAGGGCGCCCGGACCCTGCTGGACGCGCTGGCGGAGCTGCCCGGCGGGCCGCGCTTCACGGTGCTGTTCGGCAGCATCGCCGCCGCCCTGGGCAATCGCGGGCAGGCGGACTACGCCGCCGCCAACGACGCGTTGGACGACATCGGCGCACGCTGGTCGGAGCGCACCGGACACCGGGCGCTGACCGTGCACTGGGGCCCGTGGGCTCCGGGCGGCGGCCACGACGGCATGGTCTCCGAGGAGTTGGCCCGCGCGTACGCCAGGCGCGGCGTCCGGCTGATCGATCCGGAGGCGGGCACGGCGGCGCTGCTGCGCGAGCTGGCCTGGGGCGACGACGCCACCCGGTCCGTGGTCTACACGGCCTCGGGCTGGTGA